GTCATTGGAGTGAAGTACCCGAAGGAAACAAAACCAAAGGTTTCCCACTTGCATTATATTTTATCCTATAACCTATTTGTCCTCTCAACATTTATTGTATGAATTATACCCAGTCAAATAAAGTTGCAGATATTACCATGTGATTCAGTACTTTCATGACACTGATAGTGATAGGGCAATCATGCTTTTCTATGCACCATGTCTATTTTAATACTTTTGGCAAACCTGATGTGGCATTACTTAACTGTAAGTTCAAATTCCATAGTTCTGGCAAAGGGAGGCAGCAAGCTTGAGACAACAACTGCACAACTTGCAAGAAAATCATCGGTATGGCCCGAAAACCTGAAAATTTTCCGTATTTATTTATCAGAAATTTGTCAAATTTATAAGAGTACCGCGCTATCAGCACAAGTGTACACCATCCAGCAACTACAATCTTTAAATGTGCTATAAAAGAAACTTAATTCTTTCAAGAAAATAATTCATGATACTCAATTACGAAGGATACAAAACTCAAAATGCACAACAGAGTCCATGCATTAATAGCTATTCACTGTGTAGAATATTTAATTTTGTGACAAATTATTGCATTCGAAAGCAGATAGCCTTTGGATGTAAAGATGAAACTTGGTTTCATAGACAATAAGCCAAACGCACAAGAGTACAATATTTTCTGTGGGAACTAGGTATGCTGACTCCACAGAACAATCCTCTGTTTATGTGGGTGTCAGTTTTGACTTCTAGAAATGAAAGAAATATAAAGATGAAATTAAGTTAGTAATTTCCCATGCAAACCAATGACCAGTTCAAAAAACTTCAGCTATTTACTGTTACTGTCAGAGCACTCTGGTTTGTCAAACCCCCACCCAGCAGAAAATCAACAGTTGCATTCTACAGAAGCCTAATCCGTAAGACCGTAACTACCTGAAAAAGATAAAACTTACACAGAtccactccctccgtcccataatataagagtgttgtttacactagtgtagtgtcaaaaacgctcttatatcatgggacggagggagtaataaattgAAATACAACATTTCACTAATTCACAGTTGGATCAGAGGCTATGGAAATATTCTGAAATGTTCCCTATATACATTCAGTCAAAACACGCGCAACATTGTTTAATTGCAGGCAGTTGATGGGACAAGATCTTTCTGGAATGGGTGTCAAGGAACTGCAGGCTCTAGAAAATCAACTGGAAATAAGTCTGCGTTGCATCCGGACAAAAAAGGTCAACATGCAAAACACTTGTTATATATACACGTCACAGGTTCCTCCAAAAAGACTAACAGAGGAGCACTAATGTTTCTTTCAGGACCAAATCTTGATTGATGAGATTCATGAACTGAATCACAAGGTACTACAACATTTACCAGCCTGAAACGTATGAAATATTTCAACAAACTGACTATTCATTTATTTGCAGGGGAGTCTTGTCCACCAAGAAAACATGGAATTATACAAAAAGATTAACCTAATTCGTCAGGAAAATGTTGAGTTACAGAAAAAGGTATTGAATTAATCATGATAGTTGAAATCACAcgaatgatttccatgattgactttTGTTTAATTCTCTATTCAGCTCTCTGAGACGGAGGCAGTGACTGAAGTTAACCGAAATTCAAGAACTCCATACAATTTTGCAGTTGTTGAAGATGCCAATGTTTCTGTTGATCTTGAACTCAATTCCCCGCAGCAACAAAATGATGTTGAGCATACTGCGCCCCCTAAACTAGGGTACATGTTTGTTTTTTTCTGCACGGGATCTATTGACTCTTTTCTCGGCTCTTTATAAGTTTCAATCACAAATTTCTTTGATTATGACTTACATTAAATCTTGCAGATTGCAACTACATCCATGACGATCGTGGGGTATGGGATTACTCTTGTTATTATTATTATCAAGGGATACAATTCAGAGCAGCCAGAATACTATTGGTTGTAAAGAACCTAAACCAATAGCAAGACATAAGTGGTTCGCATGTGACGACCGATTGATAAACGGTAGTGTAAATCTGTTACAAATAAAATGTACTCCATGGAAGGATTAATCTGTTGTGCAAATGGTTGTATTAGAACAATTTAACACATTCTGTGAGTTTATTCAACTGCATGAGCAGCTAGCTTACTGACAAAAGGTGTGAAGTGTGGATTGAGCAAAATTCAGTTACCGCTTTTTTCTGCCATCATTCTTAGAAAGTTCTGTGGTGTGTGACAGGGTTTACATTTCTCCATTTCTAAGTATGCCACTGCTTGCATGTTCGCAAAGGCTAATAAAAAGTATCACTCGGGCACAGAGAAATTAACTGGAAATAAATACTATGGCAAGAGAGCCACTATAGCTTAGCTAACAGGTGGAAATACTTTGTCCGTTCATACATCACGGTAAACAAAGATTGTTGGTTACCAATATTCACCTGATTAGCTAAAGGATTAATAGCAAAATAATGATATATCCTGGAACTCTATGCCATGGGTCCCTATAGCTCTGGATACATAACGCGTATCTTTTTTATCAAAATTCAAACTTTCACCACAAGCTTCTTCTACGATCTTTTGTTAATAGTTAGAAATCACAATCATAAGGAACTACTTCAGAATACAAATCAAATGCTACAAATGTTGCATCAAGTAACCCGCATATAATTGTACTATAGTTCTTGGTCAACGCATAAACTTTGACAATTAAAATACACCTAATAATACCTGAGGGGAGTAAACATTACCGCCACATCAATATTATGAATTCATGAATGACAGGAACAAATTTATCTATAAGTTCATATTAAATActtcctctgtaaacaaatataagagtgtttagatcactactttagtaatctaaacgctcttatatttctttacggagggagtacaaaatttgTTCCTCAATACTCCAGGACTGCTTCAACCATTTCCGCATTAAAATAGCTTCAAGTAAGTCAGGTTCTCGGGTGTACAATACACACATATCTGTCAGCAGCATTTGTGATTCATATGCAGATAAAGCAGCTCCAGATCAACTGAATTTATCATACCCGGAATTCTTATCTTTATAGATTGATTTCAACAATGTTTCGACAAATCATGTTAATTTTGAGCAAACTGCACGAGCACTAAGGTCTACTACAAAGTACCGATACATATCTATTAAAAATGATCTGTGGACAAATATAAATATATACAGAAATCTATGTCATTTTCTCATGAATATAAAGTATCTTGTGCAACTTGTGATTTTCTTGTTGTCATCTGCATGCAGATAAAGCAGCTCTAAACCAATTAAATTTTTATATCCTGGATTCAAATATTTCTATAGATGACTTTCAGCAAATGTTAAGAAAAACATGTGAATCTGAGCAACGGGGAAACTCAGAAAGAAAGTTAGGACGCATTATCTAATTACATAGTAAGAATGAGTGATATATATGTCATTTTCTCATGAATAATAGAAAGAGTATGTATTTGTACAACTTACGATTTTCTTGCAAATTATGCAGTTGCTGTCTCTAGCTTGCCGCCTCCACTTGCAGAAACTAGcacaaaaggaaataaataatttaGATCAAAAGCGGACTTGAAGTGAAGTAAATGGTACTGCTATTGTTGGTGATAAGCTGCAGAGCCCCGACAACAATGGTTCTACGAAGTATCAGGCTTGTTGCCTAGCAAACGAGATGATGTTCAAAGGGAAAGTGAAACTCGTCTCGATGCAGTATAGAGTATATTTCGAAAGGGAATATTAAATATATTAGTATCCAATCGGAATGTGCTTTACGTAGTTGCGTCGCTACCAGATATCATGTTGAACAAGGAGAGAAAATGATGGGGAGAAATAGTGGAAGTGGCAAAGGTTTTGTGTGAGCAGAGGGACTTGATCTCTAACAAATTTGTAGATTTAGCCAGTATTTCTAGGGCCAACAGCTATCCGTATACATCCAATGTTACATGACAGTATAGAGCACAATTTCATTAAGTCAAAGCTATATTCAGCACAGGGAAACCAAAACACCAAAATTCTCAACTGCCAAGGAGAGATGGTGGGAAGAGTTAAAAACTAGTTGATGTTCAAACTTCACCTCATCGTACCAATACTACAAGCAACAATCTCTTTCTTAGTCCATTCAACAAACGATAGGACAGAAATAACATCTAACAGCATTCTGATTCTGTTGGTGCTCTTCACAACAGACAAAGGTTGTCCAGCCCCAGGTTAATACCACTGATAATTAATACCACTGATAACACAAATATTTCCTGGACATCATTGAGTTACCA
The window above is part of the Triticum aestivum cultivar Chinese Spring chromosome 2A, IWGSC CS RefSeq v2.1, whole genome shotgun sequence genome. Proteins encoded here:
- the LOC100136966 gene encoding MADS-box transcription factor 27 → MGRGKIVIRRIDNSTSRQVTFSKRRNGIFKKAKELGILCDAEVGLVIFSSTGRLYEYASSSMKSVIDRYGRAKEEQQLVANPNSELKFWQREAASLRQQLHNLQENHRQLMGQDLSGMGVKELQALENQLEISLRCIRTKKDQILIDEIHELNHKGSLVHQENMELYKKINLIRQENVELQKKLSETEAVTEVNRNSRTPYNFAVVEDANVSVDLELNSPQQQNDVEHTAPPKLGLQLHP